A genomic region of Metopolophium dirhodum isolate CAU chromosome 1, ASM1992520v1, whole genome shotgun sequence contains the following coding sequences:
- the LOC132934441 gene encoding zinc finger MYM-type protein 1-like, whose product MYDEARCHKEEQLSICIRYTVELNIHEQFLVFVDVSSGQKADQIVTTIFEFFKKQKNSLQHLNIVAQSYDGASVMSGHLNGVQTKIKDHHPTAVYIHCMAHRLNLVVVDVCTSIKV is encoded by the exons ATGTATGATGAAGcaag ATGCCATAAAGAAGAGCAACTATCGATATGTATTAGATACACAGTTGAGTTAAATATTCATGAACAGTTTTTAGTGTTTGTTGATGTGTCTAGTGGTCAAAAGGCAGACCAGATTGTAACAaccatatttgaattttttaaaaaacaaaaaaatagtctgcaacatttaaatattgtagCACAGTCATATGACGGTGCCAGTGTAATGTCTGGTCACTTAAATggtgtacaaactaaaataaaagaCCACCATCCAACTGCCGTTTACATACATTGTATGGCACACCGTTTAAATTTAGTTGTTGTGGATGTATGTACATCAATTaaggtataa